A single genomic interval of candidate division WOR-3 bacterium harbors:
- a CDS encoding protein-L-isoaspartate(D-aspartate) O-methyltransferase: protein MNKKLGELLERFNSKNDPFYNLRKEMVDKQLRERGICDERVLKSFLAVPRHLFVPDKIKSFSYDDSPLPLLEGQTISQPYMVALMVELLEPDENKHVLEIGTGSGYETAILCLLNKFVYTVERVKDLSLYAREKLKELSIENVYFHVGDGSEGLMDFAPYDCIICSAAAPDVPPPFIEQLNPGGIIVMPIGDKLYQDLVKIKKEGNKLKREYHGPCVFVPLIGRYGFEE, encoded by the coding sequence AAGAAATGGTAGATAAACAGTTAAGGGAAAGGGGAATATGTGATGAAAGGGTTTTAAAGAGTTTTCTGGCTGTTCCAAGGCATTTATTTGTTCCAGATAAAATAAAGTCTTTTTCTTATGATGATTCTCCTTTGCCTTTATTAGAGGGTCAAACAATAAGCCAGCCCTATATGGTGGCTTTAATGGTTGAACTTTTAGAGCCTGATGAAAACAAACATGTTCTTGAAATAGGTACAGGTTCAGGTTATGAAACTGCAATTTTATGTCTTCTTAATAAATTTGTTTATACTGTTGAAAGGGTTAAAGATTTATCTCTTTATGCAAGAGAAAAACTTAAGGAACTTTCTATAGAAAATGTTTATTTTCATGTGGGTGATGGTTCAGAAGGTTTAATGGATTTTGCTCCCTATGATTGTATAATCTGTTCTGCTGCTGCTCCAGATGTCCCTCCTCCTTTTATAGAGCAATTAAATCCAGGAGGAATTATAGTTATGCCTATAGGTGATAAACTTTATCAGGACCTTGTAAAAATAAAAAAGGAAGGAAACAAATTAAAAAGGGAATATCACGGGCCCTGTGTTTTTGTCCCTTTAATCGGGAGATATGGTTTTGAGGAGTGA
- a CDS encoding glycosyltransferase family 9 protein, with protein MNFLLFRTDRIGDLVLSLSVPQGLKRKYKDSKIIFVCNPLYKEILLNHPDIDIVTDFDNIDKEIKKLKIDVSVHIFPRFKESLFSFIKKIPERIGTLYRFYSFLFNRRIPLHRKNCEFHESFYNVLLLKKAGYDIDYFKPQLYLKEEEVSKIKEKFKNYKKPFILIHPESKGSAPNWSLTKYNELLKILDIDGTIFITGIQKNFDFFKKENIIDLRGDFNLREFINFISICDLVFAPSTGVIHIASALNVKTVSIFSEKIPFTPKRWGPLGESIVLKTEFNNLEKISVNEVKEAIISSLK; from the coding sequence ATGAACTTCCTCCTTTTCAGAACAGATAGAATAGGTGATCTTGTTCTTTCCCTTTCTGTTCCTCAGGGTTTAAAAAGAAAATATAAGGATTCAAAAATTATCTTTGTTTGCAATCCCCTTTATAAAGAAATTCTTTTAAACCACCCTGATATTGACATAGTTACAGATTTTGATAATATTGATAAGGAAATAAAAAAGTTAAAAATTGATGTGTCAGTCCATATTTTTCCAAGATTTAAAGAATCCCTTTTTTCTTTTATAAAAAAAATTCCTGAAAGAATAGGAACTCTTTACAGATTCTATTCTTTTCTATTCAACAGAAGAATTCCTTTACACAGAAAAAACTGCGAATTCCACGAGTCCTTTTATAATGTTTTACTTTTAAAAAAAGCAGGATATGATATTGATTACTTTAAACCCCAATTATATCTAAAGGAAGAAGAAGTTTCAAAAATAAAAGAAAAATTTAAAAATTATAAAAAACCCTTTATTTTAATTCACCCTGAATCAAAGGGTTCTGCTCCTAACTGGAGTTTAACTAAATACAATGAACTTTTAAAAATTCTTGATATTGATGGAACTATTTTCATAACAGGAATCCAAAAAAATTTTGATTTTTTTAAAAAGGAAAACATCATAGATTTAAGAGGAGACTTTAATTTAAGGGAGTTTATAAACTTTATTTCCATATGTGACCTTGTTTTTGCTCCTTCAACAGGTGTTATTCATATAGCATCTGCATTGAATGTTAAAACAGTTTCAATATTCTCTGAAAAAATACCCTTTACCCCAAAAAGATGGGGACCACTTGGTGAAAGCATAGTTTTAAAAACAGAATTTAATAATCTTGAAAAAATTTCTGTAAATGAAGTTAAAGAAGCAATAATTTCATCACTTAAATAA
- a CDS encoding SCO family protein: protein MFKFILFFLIINETPEVGVVEKIGSFLPGDIYFVNSEGKEFALKDISLNKKPFVFVPVFYSCKMVCPMMLNEIFNNLEKINSKLGKDFYIIVFSFDLKDDVNKAKELKKDYFASLNKDFDKEALNFTILKDSLNLYRLTSSLGFYFKREGEMFIHPSTYIFISPDLKIVRYIYGPELLPLDMEMALNEASEGKIGGIRVKATRFCFTYDPKGRKYVFNFIKVFMTFSMIFVISFALFLTLWIKKRKRED, encoded by the coding sequence ATGTTTAAATTTATCCTGTTTTTTTTAATAATAAATGAAACCCCTGAAGTTGGGGTAGTTGAAAAAATCGGTTCTTTTTTGCCAGGAGATATTTATTTTGTTAATTCAGAGGGAAAGGAGTTCGCTCTAAAAGATATTTCTTTAAATAAAAAACCTTTTGTTTTTGTTCCTGTTTTTTATAGTTGTAAAATGGTATGTCCAATGATGCTTAATGAAATTTTTAATAATCTGGAAAAGATTAATTCAAAATTAGGTAAGGATTTTTATATTATTGTTTTCAGTTTTGATCTTAAAGATGATGTGAATAAGGCAAAAGAACTTAAAAAGGATTATTTTGCCTCTTTAAATAAAGATTTTGATAAAGAGGCACTCAATTTTACAATCTTGAAAGACTCTTTAAATCTATACAGGTTAACCAGTTCCCTTGGTTTTTATTTTAAAAGAGAAGGAGAAATGTTCATTCACCCTTCTACATATATTTTTATTTCGCCTGATTTAAAGATAGTAAGGTACATATATGGTCCTGAACTTTTACCCCTTGATATGGAAATGGCACTAAATGAAGCATCAGAAGGTAAAATTGGAGGAATCAGGGTTAAAGCTACCAGGTTCTGTTTTACCTATGATCCAAAAGGTAGAAAGTATGTTTTTAACTTTATCAAAGTTTTTATGACTTTTTCTATGATTTTTGTTATTTCTTTTGCCTTATTTTTAACTTTATGGATTAAAAAAAGAAAAAGGGAGGATTAA